From Leptotrichia wadei, one genomic window encodes:
- a CDS encoding autotransporter-associated N-terminal domain-containing protein: protein MTNNLTVLKKDLKSFAKRVKDFKYTESALITFLLTGLIELTGVSFNLFSAENEIQAQTKAINTSITNLKSDFRFARHENDKLLRKTNLELVKLMEQGDHVVKSPWSSWQYGINGFYNSWQGSYKGRGDKTADYKYERDKTMSKTKYEAYPHTLYGNTTELGLKQEPNASIPVSATLNPLIPKVKHANVSMAVDISELPSFTPRTVNPPEKPNIDTTVSVNAPTFSLAGESLQNGGERFFDANKGLKKLKNGVMEIYGPSGSIIDETGGGVIESVAILGGNFVTSRIDNGNSAYQNYPFGDAYRYFGVWEYAYSDYSIQNAFSQHMQSNNPDLINKVDGGTSPIVISGTQGTDYYMNTSKPLDRAWASGSYGFPASIPDANVPGYPTASERAVVIAPNTVVRHLNRSQTITGAKSGFIRMANNIGNNGNQSATMLNNGNILYARNFKTESNPEIHRSNIGKTYNTPIRELVHLDTHGAADILTQRNNLMTALGNAEVSGVATDVTRAYDDFKDIALAKGLEKSQTFINSGTTVIEGEKVAFSNSYDHSNNMPNGKWMATVINTGNITIHPMYVLGSNVHPTGTNGYYSFEKDELNSDAAVFVVSPEVYWVGNGTNPANGIPQLLYNSGKINVYNRNSAVFFINPDPFERTQNTTARRDITIVNRKENGIKMYGNKGVGVYIKTPNYVKQLNLDFSDTQASAGNFSPMTLYGDNSIGLYIEKIDDANDTADKPPTTGTSPFFIASDVGKNTSIKKASSQNKSVVYGNFAVDIGDSSDTGNQKYTSSNQVTTSTVTNTTTITPGLTEGTPHEFILNNVEVDSAGNVVTDSSGNPVEIPQIENSYGIFSNYNIDFSDTSVSGTTGINKFGHQIRIFGNTKNNIGVLTGNDADYKLGAGSVELSGANSIDNTGILVGGSIGTGGTPSHETDGTVTGDVVMIKGTATVTPTSVTGGSDRGNRAITAIGKDSNNNPNSVTVNAVDSDKATNSITLVADEGAQITVNDPAVGNTVISTPISAGLKITNSVFKNDTTRLRADGSSKDNVGAAYANKSATITINKANPQSVANISIVGGVDDNTKKNVGFGLFADNNAKINAQNNWIKVTNGATNIASLGNAEIDLKGATVEYKGEGYALYTDSTSKISGAINMNNAKLVLDGKAVGYVHYQDQPNMINVTGMGIDILDDDVIVSDLRKLSGRVSVDVENNGAPNRLVDQLLGSGVGTITSSNGKSHYKYAVVDNADININSAVDKADNSGTDTDSEVFTKRFLYQNSKIDVTAAGSVKAELDDMQMKAIDVNLKTPVGLAVTASAQTKDNDTTGINNSGTVSADKTVGSDRGGIGLYVDYGYINNNAAGTVNVEKGTVNNPNDKAIGIFGTNSTKIVNDGKVNAGGKKSIGILGLSYRIDSKTGLAIDPKTETYYDNVTTHSGHHPFGVVDVENGATGKITMDNDGAVGMFVKNNSTDKNSSGNYVVTNASDIKTKNETRGVNKGEITINGNDSSVGMGANNGIITNASSGKINVNGTKSAGMYGTNDSDLINNGEINVAATSAGNESIGMYIDDQVSTIANTGKINVGKSSYGIYGKDVNMTDGEINVADDGVGVYSTGPSVNLSGGKIDVANNNSVGVYIADDSKNPQATTVTSSVDMKVGDTDSFGYLITASKAKTDLTINPTANPVHVGEKSVYVYSGAPQSLGGKIVNKSDIVMDKNNGYGIYSSQDAENYGNIDLRAGVGNIGVYSTQGNSKNFGVITVGPSNVTSKQYGIGMATGYYNETTKVATNEGTIENHGTINVSDDNSVGMYAVGSSSKAINRGTINLSGNNTTGMYIDRFATGENYGTIQTTPTANGAGIKGVVVANGGVIKNYGTINIVGNKNIGVYAFRGDVTDPNYVPYEAHGTGNTSTRPYVEGTATDQKVTGKAIVKVPPASLPSPVSISIDGVDVAPVKVDTNIPSPEAPEVLITDLSGVTRLNLETEKMDHNHTHSNGEISTIGMYVDTSGINYTNPIQGLNNLSGLTDVDLIMGTEVTKYLNAKAIQIGDNILKPYNDALASVVSTGVTLNVNSASLTWIAQPVESGNIAAPIKTVYMVKIPYTDFASKNDVDTEHFLDGLEQRYGVEDIHSREKQIFNKLNDLGKGEPHIFAQAVNEMKGYEYSNTQQRINATGNALDKEFKYLWKDWRNPSKQNNKIKVFGMKDEYKTNTAGVIDYDSNAWGVAYVHEDEKVQMGKSSGWYAGAVTNRFKFKDLGKSREDQTMVKLGIFKTMSPRKDYNGALQWTVAGDIFGGINNMHRKYWVVDDTFEAKSTYSSYGAALKNELGYDIRMSERTHLRPYGALKMEYGRFNDIKENSGQMRLEVKGNDYFSVKPEAGLEFKYIQPLAVRTQLSVGLTVAYENEIGKLNKLNQARVRYTTADWYNLRSEKEDRRGNGKFDLNIGVDNTRFGVTVNAGYDTKGNNVRGGIGFRAIY, encoded by the coding sequence AGGATTAAAGCAAGAGCCAAATGCCTCAATCCCAGTATCAGCAACACTTAATCCGTTGATACCAAAAGTAAAGCATGCTAATGTATCAATGGCTGTGGATATAAGTGAGTTGCCTTCGTTTACTCCAAGAACGGTTAATCCGCCAGAAAAACCAAATATAGATACAACAGTAAGTGTTAATGCACCTACTTTTAGTCTGGCTGGAGAATCGCTTCAAAATGGTGGAGAACGTTTTTTTGATGCAAATAAAGGATTGAAAAAACTTAAAAATGGAGTAATGGAAATCTATGGTCCATCAGGAAGCATAATAGATGAAACAGGTGGAGGTGTAATTGAATCTGTTGCAATACTTGGAGGTAATTTTGTTACAAGTAGGATAGATAACGGAAATAGTGCTTATCAAAATTATCCTTTTGGAGATGCATATCGTTATTTTGGTGTATGGGAATATGCTTATTCAGATTACAGTATACAAAATGCTTTTTCTCAACATATGCAGTCTAATAATCCTGATTTAATAAATAAAGTAGATGGAGGAACAAGTCCAATAGTGATTTCAGGGACACAAGGAACGGATTATTATATGAATACATCCAAACCTCTTGATCGAGCGTGGGCTTCGGGATCATACGGTTTTCCAGCATCAATTCCTGATGCAAATGTGCCTGGATATCCTACAGCATCAGAACGAGCAGTTGTAATAGCACCTAATACAGTGGTGAGACATCTTAATAGATCTCAAACAATTACCGGGGCTAAATCAGGATTTATAAGAATGGCTAATAATATAGGTAATAATGGAAATCAGTCAGCAACTATGCTTAACAATGGAAATATATTATATGCAAGAAATTTTAAAACTGAATCAAATCCTGAAATACATAGATCTAATATAGGTAAGACATATAATACACCAATAAGAGAACTAGTTCATTTAGATACACATGGTGCAGCAGATATTTTAACACAAAGAAACAATTTAATGACCGCACTTGGCAATGCTGAAGTTTCAGGTGTTGCAACAGATGTTACAAGAGCTTATGATGATTTTAAAGATATTGCTCTTGCAAAAGGACTTGAAAAATCACAAACTTTTATAAATAGTGGAACAACTGTTATTGAGGGAGAAAAAGTAGCTTTTTCTAACAGTTATGATCATTCAAATAATATGCCAAATGGGAAATGGATGGCAACAGTTATAAATACAGGAAATATAACTATACATCCTATGTACGTTTTAGGAAGTAATGTTCATCCGACAGGTACAAATGGATATTATTCATTTGAAAAAGATGAACTTAATTCAGATGCGGCTGTATTTGTAGTGTCGCCTGAAGTATATTGGGTAGGTAATGGAACAAATCCAGCTAATGGAATTCCGCAATTATTATATAATTCAGGAAAAATAAATGTGTATAATAGAAATTCTGCAGTATTTTTTATTAATCCTGATCCTTTTGAAAGAACACAGAATACTACTGCAAGAAGAGACATTACTATAGTTAATAGAAAAGAAAATGGTATAAAGATGTATGGTAATAAAGGGGTTGGAGTTTACATTAAAACACCAAATTATGTTAAACAATTAAATTTAGATTTCTCTGATACACAAGCATCTGCTGGTAATTTTTCTCCAATGACATTATACGGAGATAACAGTATAGGTTTGTATATTGAAAAGATTGATGATGCAAATGATACAGCTGATAAACCCCCTACTACTGGTACTAGTCCTTTCTTTATTGCTAGTGATGTTGGAAAAAATACCTCTATCAAAAAAGCTAGCAGCCAAAATAAGTCAGTGGTTTATGGAAACTTTGCTGTTGATATAGGAGATAGTTCTGATACTGGAAATCAAAAATATACATCTAGCAATCAAGTTACAACTAGTACAGTTACAAATACTACAACTATAACTCCAGGTTTAACAGAAGGAACTCCACATGAATTTATATTGAATAACGTTGAAGTTGATAGTGCTGGAAATGTTGTAACCGATTCTAGCGGAAATCCTGTTGAGATTCCACAAATTGAGAACAGTTATGGTATTTTCTCAAACTACAATATAGATTTCAGTGATACAAGTGTTAGTGGAACAACAGGAATAAACAAATTCGGACATCAAATTAGAATTTTTGGAAATACCAAAAATAATATCGGAGTGCTTACTGGAAATGATGCTGACTATAAACTTGGAGCAGGAAGTGTTGAGTTAAGTGGTGCAAATAGTATTGATAATACTGGTATTTTAGTTGGTGGATCTATTGGAACTGGTGGAACTCCAAGCCATGAGACAGATGGAACAGTAACTGGAGATGTTGTAATGATTAAAGGAACAGCAACAGTAACACCAACTTCAGTAACTGGTGGAAGTGACAGAGGAAATAGAGCCATAACTGCTATTGGAAAAGATAGTAATAATAATCCTAATTCTGTTACAGTAAATGCTGTTGATTCTGATAAAGCTACAAACTCAATAACACTTGTTGCTGATGAGGGAGCCCAAATTACTGTAAATGATCCTGCTGTTGGAAATACAGTAATTAGTACTCCTATAAGTGCAGGATTAAAAATCACAAATTCAGTTTTCAAAAATGATACAACTCGTTTAAGAGCAGATGGTTCATCTAAGGATAATGTTGGAGCTGCTTATGCTAATAAGAGTGCTACAATAACTATTAATAAAGCCAATCCTCAGTCGGTTGCTAATATTTCGATAGTAGGTGGAGTTGATGATAATACTAAGAAAAATGTAGGATTTGGATTATTTGCTGATAATAACGCTAAAATAAATGCACAAAATAACTGGATAAAAGTTACTAATGGAGCAACTAATATAGCATCATTAGGTAATGCAGAGATTGACTTGAAAGGTGCGACTGTTGAGTATAAAGGTGAAGGATATGCACTTTATACCGATTCTACAAGTAAAATTTCTGGTGCTATTAATATGAATAATGCGAAATTAGTGTTAGATGGAAAAGCTGTTGGGTATGTGCATTATCAAGATCAACCTAATATGATTAATGTTACTGGGATGGGAATTGATATACTTGATGATGATGTGATAGTATCAGATTTAAGAAAATTATCAGGTCGAGTTTCTGTAGATGTTGAAAATAATGGTGCTCCTAATAGATTGGTAGATCAATTACTTGGAAGCGGAGTTGGAACTATTACAAGTTCAAATGGAAAGAGTCATTATAAATATGCAGTTGTAGATAATGCTGATATTAATATAAATTCAGCTGTTGACAAGGCTGATAATTCAGGTACTGATACAGATAGTGAAGTATTTACAAAAAGATTCTTATATCAAAATTCTAAGATTGATGTAACGGCAGCAGGTTCTGTTAAGGCTGAACTGGATGATATGCAAATGAAGGCGATAGATGTTAATCTTAAAACTCCTGTTGGTCTTGCAGTAACGGCAAGTGCACAGACAAAGGATAATGATACGACAGGAATTAATAATAGCGGTACGGTATCGGCTGATAAAACGGTTGGATCTGATAGAGGTGGAATTGGTCTGTATGTAGATTACGGATATATTAATAATAATGCTGCAGGAACTGTAAATGTTGAAAAAGGGACAGTAAATAATCCAAATGACAAGGCTATTGGAATATTTGGAACAAATAGCACGAAGATAGTTAATGATGGAAAGGTAAATGCTGGAGGTAAAAAATCAATTGGTATTTTAGGGCTTTCTTATAGAATTGACTCAAAAACAGGGCTTGCAATAGATCCAAAAACTGAAACGTATTACGACAATGTGACTACACATTCTGGACATCATCCATTTGGAGTTGTTGATGTTGAAAATGGTGCGACTGGTAAGATTACGATGGATAATGATGGCGCTGTTGGAATGTTTGTGAAGAATAACAGTACTGATAAAAACAGTTCTGGAAATTATGTTGTAACAAATGCTTCTGACATAAAAACTAAAAATGAAACACGTGGAGTAAATAAAGGTGAAATCACGATTAATGGAAACGACAGTTCAGTTGGAATGGGAGCGAATAACGGTATAATTACAAATGCTAGCAGCGGTAAGATTAATGTTAATGGTACTAAGTCGGCAGGAATGTATGGAACGAATGATTCTGATTTGATAAATAATGGAGAAATTAATGTTGCGGCGACTTCTGCTGGAAATGAATCTATTGGAATGTATATTGATGATCAGGTTTCAACTATTGCAAATACTGGAAAGATTAATGTTGGAAAATCTTCTTATGGAATTTACGGAAAAGATGTCAATATGACAGATGGTGAGATTAATGTGGCTGATGACGGGGTTGGAGTTTATTCGACAGGTCCAAGTGTAAACCTTTCAGGTGGAAAGATTGATGTGGCAAATAATAACTCTGTTGGGGTATATATTGCAGATGACAGCAAGAATCCGCAAGCGACAACAGTTACATCATCTGTTGACATGAAGGTTGGAGATACAGATTCGTTTGGATACTTGATAACGGCTTCAAAGGCTAAGACAGACTTGACAATAAATCCGACAGCAAATCCTGTTCACGTTGGGGAAAAATCAGTGTATGTTTACTCTGGAGCGCCACAAAGCCTGGGAGGAAAGATTGTTAATAAATCAGATATTGTAATGGATAAGAATAATGGATATGGAATTTATTCTTCACAAGATGCTGAAAACTATGGAAATATTGACTTGAGAGCAGGTGTTGGAAATATTGGGGTTTACTCTACGCAAGGAAACAGCAAGAACTTCGGAGTAATTACAGTAGGTCCAAGTAATGTGACTAGCAAGCAGTATGGAATCGGAATGGCGACTGGATATTACAATGAAACTACAAAAGTCGCAACAAATGAAGGAACAATAGAAAATCATGGAACAATTAATGTTTCAGATGATAACAGTGTTGGAATGTATGCTGTGGGATCTAGCTCAAAGGCAATTAATAGAGGGACTATTAACCTGAGCGGAAATAATACGACTGGAATGTATATTGACAGATTTGCGACTGGGGAAAATTATGGAACTATTCAGACAACGCCTACTGCAAATGGAGCAGGAATAAAGGGAGTAGTTGTAGCGAATGGAGGAGTAATTAAAAACTACGGAACAATAAATATTGTTGGAAACAAAAATATTGGTGTGTATGCATTCAGAGGAGATGTGACAGATCCGAATTATGTGCCTTATGAAGCGCATGGAACTGGAAACACTTCAACAAGACCTTATGTGGAAGGAACAGCAACTGACCAGAAAGTGACAGGGAAAGCGATTGTAAAAGTTCCGCCTGCATCACTGCCTAGCCCAGTTTCAATTTCAATAGACGGTGTAGATGTGGCGCCAGTAAAAGTTGATACAAACATACCTTCGCCAGAAGCTCCAGAAGTATTGATAACTGACTTGTCAGGAGTAACAAGACTGAATCTGGAAACAGAAAAGATGGATCATAATCACACACATTCAAATGGGGAAATATCAACTATCGGAATGTATGTTGACACATCAGGAATAAATTACACAAATCCTATTCAAGGGTTGAATAATTTATCTGGACTGACAGATGTTGACCTGATAATGGGTACGGAAGTTACTAAATACCTGAATGCAAAAGCGATTCAAATTGGAGATAATATTTTGAAGCCGTATAATGATGCATTGGCGAGCGTTGTATCGACAGGGGTTACATTAAATGTAAATTCAGCAAGCCTGACTTGGATAGCACAGCCGGTGGAATCTGGAAACATAGCTGCTCCGATAAAAACAGTATATATGGTAAAAATACCGTATACGGATTTTGCAAGCAAAAACGATGTTGACACAGAACATTTCCTTGATGGTCTTGAACAAAGATACGGAGTTGAAGATATCCATTCAAGAGAAAAACAAATTTTCAATAAGCTGAATGACCTAGGAAAAGGTGAACCGCACATATTTGCACAGGCTGTAAATGAAATGAAAGGTTACGAATACTCGAACACTCAGCAAAGAATAAATGCAACTGGAAATGCGCTGGACAAGGAATTTAAATATCTATGGAAGGACTGGAGAAATCCATCTAAGCAAAACAACAAGATAAAAGTGTTTGGAATGAAGGATGAGTACAAGACAAACACAGCCGGAGTAATTGACTATGACAGCAATGCCTGGGGAGTTGCCTATGTTCACGAAGATGAAAAAGTTCAGATGGGTAAATCAAGCGGATGGTATGCAGGAGCAGTTACAAACAGATTCAAGTTCAAGGATCTAGGAAAATCAAGAGAAGACCAGACAATGGTAAAACTTGGAATCTTTAAGACAATGTCGCCAAGAAAAGACTACAACGGAGCACTACAATGGACAGTTGCAGGAGACATCTTTGGAGGAATTAACAATATGCACCGTAAATACTGGGTTGTAGATGACACATTTGAGGCGAAGTCTACATACAGCTCTTATGGAGCGGCCTTGAAAAATGAATTGGGATACGACATAAGAATGAGCGAAAGAACACATTTGCGTCCTTACGGGGCATTAAAGATGGAATACGGAAGATTTAACGACATAAAGGAAAACTCTGGACAAATGCGGCTAGAAGTTAAAGGGAACGACTATTTCTCAGTAAAACCTGAAGCAGGACTGGAATTCAAATATATTCAGCCATTGGCAGTAAGAACTCAGTTATCAGTAGGATTGACAGTGGCCTATGAAAATGAAATTGGCAAGCTGAATAAATTGAACCAGGCAAGAGTAAGATATACAACAGCTGACTGGTATAACTTGAGAAGTGAGAAGGAAGACAGAAGAGGAAACGGCAAATTCGATCTTAACATAGGTGTAGACAACACAAGATTTGGTGTTACGGTAAATGCCGGATATGACACTAAAGGAAACAATGTTAGAGGAGGAATCGGATTCAGGGCTATTTACTAA
- a CDS encoding bifunctional folylpolyglutamate synthase/dihydrofolate synthase, producing the protein MKNDKTKIDEILEKIFNMRTINKRITKESLNQNNEKLKKIYELLGKPCENKKIVHIAGTNGKGSTATFLENIFFAAGYSVAKFTSPHILRFNERILVNKEMISDEDVVKYCEAVMNVLEENGLQINFFEIATFVALLYFKEKNPDFIFLETGLGGRYDATNIVKSTIAAITNVSFDHVALLGNSLEKIADRKAGIIKNRQLCIYAQNLAELEEAVKRETDNSVNVLEKYKGFQAELDNQNYNTIVKIVENENSKESGNIEKSENIEKINNNKNNLEKTFVLPLFGKFQANNFLIAYEIAKIYGISDKVIQKGLDEISLAGRFEIFSKNPATILDVAHNDDSVKVLTENLNELFKDDEVIFVLSVLGTKDIANIFKRILEKNYKIFITSLKEVTYGLSAEEIKKNLENSSISTKNIIFEDEILQAYNQAKEMVLKKDNSYKVIVVCGSFYEIAKFKKLFL; encoded by the coding sequence ATGAAAAACGATAAAACAAAAATAGATGAAATTTTAGAAAAAATTTTTAATATGAGAACAATTAATAAGAGAATAACAAAGGAATCTTTAAATCAGAATAACGAAAAACTGAAAAAAATTTATGAATTACTAGGAAAACCTTGTGAAAATAAGAAAATTGTTCATATTGCAGGGACAAATGGAAAGGGCTCAACAGCGACATTTTTAGAAAACATTTTTTTTGCAGCCGGATATTCGGTTGCTAAATTTACTTCACCGCATATTTTACGATTTAATGAAAGAATTTTGGTAAATAAAGAGATGATTTCAGATGAGGATGTTGTGAAATATTGTGAAGCTGTTATGAATGTTCTGGAAGAAAATGGATTGCAGATAAATTTTTTTGAAATAGCAACTTTCGTAGCCTTACTTTATTTTAAAGAAAAAAATCCTGATTTCATATTTCTGGAAACTGGGCTAGGCGGAAGATACGATGCCACAAATATTGTAAAGTCAACAATAGCGGCTATAACAAATGTGAGTTTTGACCATGTCGCTCTTTTGGGAAATTCACTTGAAAAAATTGCAGATAGAAAAGCTGGGATTATAAAAAATAGGCAGCTTTGTATTTATGCTCAGAATTTGGCTGAACTGGAAGAGGCTGTGAAAAGGGAAACAGATAATTCGGTAAATGTTTTGGAAAAATATAAAGGTTTTCAAGCTGAATTGGATAATCAAAATTATAATACAATTGTGAAAATTGTTGAAAATGAAAATTCTAAAGAATCTGGAAATATTGAAAAGTCTGAAAACATTGAAAAAATTAATAATAATAAAAATAATTTAGAAAAAACATTTGTTCTGCCACTTTTTGGAAAATTTCAAGCAAATAATTTTTTAATTGCCTATGAGATTGCAAAAATTTATGGAATTAGTGACAAAGTTATTCAAAAGGGGCTTGATGAAATTTCATTGGCTGGACGGTTTGAGATTTTTTCAAAAAATCCTGCAACAATTTTAGATGTTGCTCATAATGATGATTCTGTAAAGGTCTTGACAGAAAATTTGAACGAACTTTTTAAAGATGATGAAGTGATTTTTGTTCTTTCAGTACTCGGAACAAAGGATATTGCAAATATTTTTAAAAGAATCTTGGAAAAAAATTATAAAATTTTCATAACTTCCCTAAAAGAAGTTACCTATGGGCTATCTGCTGAAGAAATAAAGAAAAATCTGGAAAATTCAAGTATTTCTACAAAAAATATTATTTTTGAAGATGAAATTTTACAGGCTTATAATCAGGCAAAGGAAATGGTTTTGAAAAAGGATAATTCGTATAAGGTGATTGTGGTTTGCGGATCTTTTTATGAGATTGCGAAGTTTAAAAAATTGTTTTTGTAA
- a CDS encoding DUF2278 family protein, which translates to MEKYAMFRGKVVDKWYDFDKRAHYHIVAVDKNGKKYDLAVNIGSIYEKKNEIISSNLRVYYRKNYFCEESVISKMLLQESGITECDKDLCLDYVRMKLFPHNEMIQMKGFDEKHVYLTEIIEKYVEKSKNNDNYEVFAFGRLYANGKGLHDIHLNQGSTGKFKKNDAKYSDGGLFFRNRQSNRIIAIFIAFVTQNPDKSI; encoded by the coding sequence ATGGAAAAATATGCTATGTTCAGAGGAAAAGTTGTGGATAAGTGGTATGATTTTGACAAGAGGGCTCATTATCATATTGTGGCTGTGGATAAAAATGGGAAAAAGTATGATTTGGCAGTTAATATCGGGAGTATTTATGAGAAGAAAAATGAGATTATTTCTTCAAATTTGAGGGTATACTACAGGAAAAATTATTTTTGTGAAGAAAGTGTGATTTCTAAGATGCTGTTACAGGAATCTGGAATTACAGAATGTGATAAAGATTTATGTTTGGATTATGTAAGAATGAAATTGTTTCCGCATAATGAAATGATTCAGATGAAGGGATTTGATGAGAAACACGTGTATTTGACGGAGATTATTGAAAAATATGTTGAAAAGTCTAAAAATAATGATAATTATGAGGTATTTGCATTTGGAAGGCTTTATGCTAATGGTAAAGGGCTGCATGATATTCACTTAAATCAGGGGAGTACAGGTAAATTCAAAAAAAATGATGCCAAGTATTCAGATGGAGGATTATTTTTTAGAAATAGACAAAGTAATAGAATTATAGCCATATTTATTGCATTTGTTACTCAAAATCCAGATAAAAGTATTTAA
- a CDS encoding DUF4240 domain-containing protein, with product MPIKIKKTDETKLKMKREDFWKYIFISHEKAKNNNEFTDYLIDILSKKTDEEIFDFEIITVELMQESYNEKLWCASYLVNGDTASWSFDFFRLWLISQGEKIFYSIMKNQDNLSEYINVSFETKLMTNYFENENFAFISAYAFARKNDSHEILNKESYKINDKTIFRDDFIDNYNKKLNEYKRKIGYINKKYPKITFHWCTQFPSSMKEVCPALFKKMYF from the coding sequence ATGCCTATAAAAATAAAAAAAACTGATGAAACGAAACTTAAAATGAAAAGGGAGGACTTTTGGAAATATATTTTTATTTCACATGAAAAGGCTAAAAATAATAATGAATTTACAGATTATTTGATAGATATTCTATCTAAAAAAACAGATGAAGAAATTTTTGATTTTGAAATAATTACTGTTGAGTTGATGCAGGAGAGCTATAACGAAAAGTTATGGTGCGCTTCGTATCTTGTAAATGGTGATACTGCGAGCTGGAGCTTTGATTTTTTCAGACTTTGGCTTATTTCACAAGGGGAAAAGATATTTTATTCAATTATGAAGAATCAGGATAATTTGTCAGAATATATAAATGTATCATTTGAAACAAAGTTAATGACAAACTATTTTGAAAATGAAAATTTTGCTTTTATTTCAGCTTATGCCTTTGCCAGAAAAAACGATTCACATGAAATTTTAAATAAAGAAAGTTATAAAATTAATGATAAAACTATTTTTAGGGATGATTTTATTGATAATTATAATAAAAAATTAAATGAATACAAAAGAAAAATAGGCTATATAAATAAAAAATATCCAAAAATAACATTTCACTGGTGTACACAATTTCCAAGCAGCATGAAGGAAGTTTGTCCAGCTTTGTTTAAAAAAATGTATTTTTAA
- a CDS encoding ECF transporter S component produces the protein MKSLKNDFSLMSSLLIPVAVAINFTGFGLVKLLQVPIFLDSIGTVFISLIAGPWVGVVTAVITSLITGSFSPEYFAFIPVAVIMALTMGFLARFRMKNIVIKTLVCAFCLVFIAIVVSAPIIVMVYGGNTGNSTFGVTAFFLATGQNIWTAVFSTNFITETTDKIITAIVAMAIIKAMSPRYLIKFKYGENYINNQKV, from the coding sequence ATGAAAAGTTTAAAAAATGATTTTTCTTTAATGTCAAGTTTGTTGATACCAGTAGCGGTAGCTATTAATTTTACAGGATTTGGGCTTGTTAAATTACTGCAAGTGCCAATATTTCTTGATTCAATTGGAACAGTGTTTATCAGCCTTATAGCAGGGCCTTGGGTAGGAGTTGTAACAGCTGTTATTACAAGTTTAATTACGGGAAGTTTTTCTCCTGAATATTTCGCATTTATACCAGTGGCGGTAATTATGGCGCTTACTATGGGATTTTTAGCAAGATTTAGAATGAAAAATATTGTAATAAAAACATTAGTCTGTGCATTTTGTCTTGTATTTATTGCGATAGTTGTATCTGCACCGATAATAGTAATGGTTTATGGTGGAAATACTGGAAATTCCACATTTGGAGTAACTGCATTTTTCCTGGCAACAGGTCAAAATATTTGGACAGCCGTTTTTAGTACGAATTTTATTACAGAAACAACCGACAAAATTATAACAGCAATAGTTGCAATGGCAATAATTAAGGCAATGTCGCCTAGATATTTGATAAAATTCAAATATGGAGAAAATTATATAAATAATCAAAAAGTATAG
- a CDS encoding energy-coupling factor transporter transmembrane component T gives MKKDFFKKLYPLTKLYLALALIISAFIIPSHIYDYSMIIICGIIVSFENKLKIYSKRIFLSLFWLFTAIFIIQSLFIPAGEVWLKFGFISVYKEGVMKAISLTSKLTAIVSALTMLTLITPVKDFTLALEKKGLNPKAAFILMLTLQTIPEMKKQADVIMDSQKARGIETEGNVFVRAKALIPIFIPLVLSSIANTEERAITLEARGFSVGEKRTILYDIEETKNDKIMKVILAIFIVLSIVWRVLWAILN, from the coding sequence ATGAAAAAAGATTTTTTTAAAAAACTTTACCCGCTGACAAAGCTATATTTGGCTTTGGCATTGATAATATCAGCATTTATTATTCCAAGTCACATCTATGATTACTCAATGATAATAATTTGTGGAATTATAGTTTCTTTTGAAAATAAATTAAAAATTTACAGCAAAAGAATATTTTTAAGTTTATTCTGGCTTTTTACAGCGATATTTATTATTCAAAGCCTTTTTATACCAGCAGGTGAAGTTTGGTTAAAGTTTGGATTTATTTCGGTTTACAAGGAAGGAGTAATGAAGGCTATAAGTCTGACATCTAAGTTAACGGCGATTGTAAGTGCTTTAACAATGCTGACTTTAATAACCCCAGTAAAGGACTTTACTCTTGCACTTGAAAAAAAGGGATTAAATCCGAAAGCTGCATTTATTTTAATGCTTACTTTGCAAACAATACCAGAAATGAAAAAGCAGGCAGATGTTATTATGGATTCACAAAAGGCAAGGGGAATTGAAACTGAAGGAAATGTCTTTGTCAGGGCAAAAGCGTTAATTCCTATATTTATTCCACTTGTACTTTCTTCCATTGCGAATACAGAAGAACGGGCAATTACATTAGAAGCACGTGGATTTTCTGTTGGAGAAAAAAGAACAATATTATACGATATTGAAGAAACAAAAAATGATAAAATAATGAAAGTTATACTGGCTATTTTTATAGTTTTGAGTATTGTTTGGAGGGTTTTATGGGCTATCTTAAATTAG